The following proteins are encoded in a genomic region of Triticum dicoccoides isolate Atlit2015 ecotype Zavitan chromosome 1B, WEW_v2.0, whole genome shotgun sequence:
- the LOC119310830 gene encoding 11S globulin seed storage protein 2-like: MVQRTSPAEAMSMDLSPKKPAKAYGGDGGAYYDWSPADLPMLGAASIGAAKLHLAAGGLSLPSYSDSAKVAYVLQGAGACGVVLPEAAREKVIPVKEGDALALPFGAVTWWHNHNAAAGELVVLFLGDTSKGHCPGRFTNFQLTGASGIFTGFSTEFVARAWDLEQDSAAKLVSTQPGSGIVKLAAGHRMPAPRAEDRDGMVLNCLEAPLDVDIKGGGRVVVLNTANLPLVKEVGLGADLVRIDAHSMCSPGFSCDSAYQVTYIVRGSGRVQVVGIDGTRVLETRAEGGCLFIVPRFFVVSKIADDTGMEWFSIITTPNPIFSHLAGRTSVWKAISPAVLETAFNTTPEMEKMFRSKRLDSEIFFAPN, encoded by the exons ATGGTGCAGCGCACGTCCCCCGCCGAGGCCATGTCCATGGACCTGTCCCCGAAGAAGCCCGCCAAGGcctacggcggcgacggcggcgcctaCTACGACTGGTCCCCCGCCGACCTGCCCATGCTCGGCGCGGCCTCCATCGGCGCCGCCAAGCTGCACCTGGCCGCCGGCGGCCTCTCCCTCCCCAGCTACTCCGACTCGGCCAAGGTCGCCTACGTCCTCCAGGGCGCCGGCGCATGCGGGGTCGTCCTCCCGGAGGCCGCCAGGGAGAAGGTGATCCCCGTCAAGGAGGGCGACGCGCTGGCGCTCCCCTTCGGCGCCGTCACCTGGTGGCACAACCACAACGCCGCGGCGGGCGAGCTCGTGGTGCTCTTCCTCGGCGACACCTCCAAGGGCCACTGCCCGGGCCGCTTCACCAACTTCCAGCTCACCGGCGCCTCCGGCATCTTCACGGGCTTCTCCACCGAGTTCGTCGCGCGCGCGTGGGACCTCGAACAggactccgccgcgaagctcgtctcCACCCAGCCCGGCTCCGGCATCGTCAAGCTCGCCGCGGGCCACAGGATGCCGGCGCCGCGCGCCGAGGACCGCGACGGCATGGTGCTCAACTGCCTGGAGGCGCCGCTGGACGTGGACATCAAGGGCGGCGGCCGCGTGGTGGTGCTCAACACGGCCAACCTGCCGCTGGTGAAGGAGGTCGGGCTCGGcgccgacctcgtgaggatcgacGCCCACTCCATGTGCTCGCCGGGCTTCTCGTGCGACTCGGCGTACCAGGTGACCTACATCGTGCGCGGGAGCGGGCGCGTCCAGGTGGTGGGCATCGACGGCACCCGCGTGCTGGAGACCCGCGCCGAGGGTGGCTGCCTCTTCATCGTGCCCAGGTTCTTCGTCGTCTCCAAGATCGCCGACGACACCGGCATGGAGTGGTTCTCCATCATCACCACTCCCAA CCCAATCTTTAGCCACTTGGCAGGGAGGACTTCGGTGTGGAAGGCAATATCACCGGCGGTGCTGGAGACGGCCTTCAACACCACTCCAGAGATGGAGAAGATGTTCCGCTCCAAGAGGCTTGACTCCGAGATCTTCTTCGCTCCCAACTAA
- the LOC119349324 gene encoding glutamate--tRNA ligase, cytoplasmic-like: MEMAESLIKQGKAYIDDTPKEQMRTERMDGVESKRRNSTVEENLSLWKEMVNGTIRGTQCCVRGKLDMQDPNKSLRDPVYYRCNPDPHHRVGSKYKVYPTYDFACPFVDALEGVTHALRSSEYHDRNAQYYRILQDMGLRRVEIYEFSRLNMVYTVLSKRKLLWFVQNKMVEDWTDARFPTVQGIVRRGLKIEALIQFILEQGASKNLNLMEWDKLWTINKKIVDPICGRHTAVLKEKCVLLTLANGPEEPFVRILPRHKKYEGAGKKATTFANRIWLEYADASVISVGEEVTLMDWGNAIIREIKTDNGTITQLVGELHLEGSVKMTKLKLTWLSDIEDLVSLSLVDFDYLINKKKLEEDEDFLDNLNPCTRREALALGDPNMRNVKKGEVIQLERKGYYRCDVPFVRSSKPIVLFAIPDGRQKSTSIATGA; this comes from the exons ATGGAAATGGCTGAAAGTTTGATTAAGCAGGGAAAGGCATATATTGATGATACACCCAAGGAGCAAATGAGGACTGAAAGGATGGACGGCGTGGAATCTAAACGTAGGAACAGTACTGTTGAGGAGAACTTGTCGTTGTGGAAAGAGATGGTTAATGGCACCATAAGGGGTACTCAGTGCTGTGTACGTGGTAAACTTGACATGCAGGACCCAAACAAATCACTTCGAGATCCTGTGTACTACCGTTGCAACCCTGATCCCCATCATCGTGTGGGCTCAAAATACAAGGTCTATCCAACATATGACTTTGCTTGTCCATTTGTTGATGCACTGGAAGGAGTCACTCATGCTCTTCGTTCAAGTGAATACCATGATCGGAATGCACAGTACTATCGTATCCTTCAAGACATGGGCCTGCGGAGGGTAGAAATCTATGAGTTCAGCAGGCTGAATATGGTTTATACCGTTCTTAGTAAGCGCAAGCTTCTGTGGTTCGTCCAAAACAAGATGGTGGAGGACTGGACTGACGCACGCTTTCCCACTGTACAAGGCATAGTACGTCGTGGCTTGAAGATTGAAGCATTGATCCAATTTATACTGGAACAG GGTGCGTCAAAAAATCTGAATCTTATGGAGTGGGATAAACTCTGGACAATCAACAAGAAGATAGTCGATCCAATTTGTGGAAGGCATACTGCTGTGCTGAAAGAAAAATGTGTGCTTCTCACACTTGCTAATGGTCCAGAGGAACCATTTGTTCGAATCTTACCACGGCATAAGAAATACGAGGGTGCTGGGAAGAAGGCTACAACGTTCGCCAACAGAATTTGGCTAGAGTATGCTGATGCATCAGTCATTAGCGTGGGTGAGGAAGTCACTTTGATGGACTGGGGAAATGCTATCATTAGAGAAATCAAGACAGATAATGGAACAATCACTCAACTAGTTGGTGAACTCCATCTTGAAGGGTCAGTGAAGATGACAAAGCTGAAACTAACATGGCTATCAGACATTGAAGACCTTGTGTCTCTCTCTTTGGTAGATTTTGACTACCTAATTAATAAGAAGAAG CTGGAAGAAGATGAGGACTTCCTTGACAATCTCAACCCTTGCACTCGACGAGAAGCTTTAGCTCTTGGTGACCCAAACATGCGGAACGTCAAGAAAGGAGAAGTTATACAGCTCGAAAGGAAAGGATACTACAGGTGTGATGTTCCATTTGTCCGGTCGTCCAAACCAATTGTGCTTTTTGCCATCCCAGATGGCCGTCAGAAGTCTACGTCAATTGCTACTGGAGCCTAG